The following nucleotide sequence is from Barnesiella viscericola DSM 18177.
TTAATCGCACATTAAAGGCCATTGCCATAGCTTTTAGAAATGCCAAAGAACTTAACTTGAACCAATTCTTGCACGAATTGGAAGATAGAGCTAATGTCTATATGGAAAAACTTAGTGCAAAAGATTTCCATGGACTAGTTCGGCTTATAAAAATGGCCGACGGAAATACTGTCATAAAGCTATATAGTTCAAATAAGACTGAAATAAAGAATCCTTCAGGTTCACAGGAGACCATTAAATATATATCAGTTTTGTTTGCTATATCAGATTTCACACATCAAAAGCGCGATGAAGATTACCCTCTTATTTTCGATGCGGCAACTTCGTCTTTTGGGGAAGCTAAAGAACAGGACTTTTATAATGTTATTGACAATATAAAAAAACAATGTATAATAGTTACAAAGGATTTTATATCCGATGGCGAAATTCGCCAAGATGACATTAATAAGCTTTCTTGCTCTGTCTACCGTATCAAAAAAGCAGAAAATTTTAATGCAAGTGATTTGTCAACAATCAGAACAAAGGTAACAAAAATTAGATAGTTAATGGAGTCTTTATACGAATTATGGGGTAAACGTGACCCCGAATGGGAAAAGAAATACGAAGACGCAATTATCAGTGTCTTTAGTGATTATGGAAAAGGCATAACACAGTGGGGAGAGGCCAGAGGTAAAATTTTTGGTGCTGGTTATGAAGTGTTCATCATTGCTTTTTTTATCGGTTTATATTACAATCAAGAAAAACCGTTAGTAGAAGATAAAGCTAAACGCAAAAAATTTGGTTGGGCCATCTGCAACTGGGGAAATCAAGAGGCTAGGAATGGTCGAATTCCTTATCCTCGTCTGAGAGAATATATGTTTGCGGCACTCATCGCTCGTACAGACATTGATTTCATTGCCCTTGACAAAGGCGAAATGACAGCTAGAAAAGCTGTAGATCTTCTTATGGACAAAATGGAAGGATACGCAAATTGGGGATTCGATTTTATAAAAGAAAAAATGGAAGATAATCCAGACTTTTTCTTTAAAGAATCATCATTTCTCAGAGTATTCTTGGATATGATGAATACTCAAACTTCTTCAGCGTCAAATGATGATGATTTACCAGAGGAGCTTTAATAGGCAAATACTTAAATAGGCAGAGCATGATCCAAGAATATAATAATATTTCTGCTATGTATGCAGAAGCAGCGGAAACTATTAAGACTGCGATTCTCCAAGGACAATATGAAGCCTTGAAAGGAGAAAATCGCATACAATTGGCTGTTTATTTTAGTATTGGTAAATATGTTTCGCAAAACTCACGAAAAGGGAAATGGGGTACAGGAGCGCTTGATAGTATAAGTAAATATCTTAGAAAAACACTGCCAGGACTACGCGGTTTCTCAGCAGAAAGCCTTAAAAAAATGCGACAATTTTATGAGGCGTGGATTATGCTGGATAATGGTTCCTGTAACTCAGCAAATACTAATTCGGTAATTGCAATTACCGAATTAGAACATGAAGCAGATTCGGTAATTCCGATTACCGGAACAGCTGCAATTGATATATATCATGCTATGGCCATTCCGAATACAGCAGATTTTCCGGCGACAGAATTTCTTGCTGTTCCTTTTACTCATCATTCGAGAATATTAAGCAAAACAAAGGATTTACAAGAACGCTACTATTATATAAAGCGTTGTGCGCAGGAACATCTTTCTGTAGATTCACTTATGGGGTTAATGGAAAATGAGGCTTATCAAACCCAAAAATCTTTGCCAAACAACTTTACAAGAACTATTCTCAATGCAAGAGAAGCTAGAAAGGCGGTGATGATGTTCAAAGATGAATATGCGCTTGATTTTATCAATGTGGAAGAAATTGGAGAACGTGACAATGCCGATATAGATGAGCGTGTAGTAGAACAGCAGATTGTACAGAACATTAAGCGTTTTATTATGACTTTTGGCCATGATTTTGCATTTATTGGAAATCAATACCACTTAGAAGTGTATGGCATAGAGCATTTTCCAGATTTACTTTTCTTTAATAGAGAGTTGAATGCAATGGTTTGTGTGGAATTGAAGACAGGTGCTTTTAAGCCTGGATACCTAGGCCAACTGATGGCTTACCTACGTATTCTTGACGACCACATAAAAAAGCCTCATGAAAATCCTACAATCGGAATTGTACTCTGCAAGGAGGCTGATAAAGAATATGTAGAATATATCATTCAAGACTACAACAAACCTATGGGCGTAGCCACATACACTACTTCTGCAGACATGCCTGAAAAATTGCGTAAAGCTCTACCTGATATTGAAGAATTAAAAAAGATTCTATAATGATGTTGCTAGATGAAATAAAAAATCTACTTAGTTTAAGGAAAGATGGTAGTTTATATCATAGAGAAAGTCAAACTTTAGAATTTAAAGAGTCATTTAACTTTGCAGGCTTGTCTGAGTATTTTCGTGATTTCGCGGCATTTGCAAATAATAAAGGAGGATGGCTTATCTTTGGCGTAAAGGATAGACCAAAACGAGAACTTATAGGATTAAATGATAAATCAAGTGAACAATTTGACAAAATTGATCCTGAAAAAATATCAGGTTTTTTATTGGATTTATTTTCAGGGAATATCGTATGGAAACATGATGTTGTTGAAATACAAGGTATGAATTTTGGATTTTTCTTTATTGAAGAAGCCAAAATCAAGCCTATAATTTGTAAAAAAGATGAGGGAGAGATAAGAAACGGTGAAATATATTTTAGATATGGTGGACGGACTCAAAAAATTCAATATGCTGAATTAGAGGATATAATAAATCATAGAATAGAAAGACAAAATTCACAATGGATGGATTTAATTTCAAAAATAGGAAAATCGGGGCCTCAAAATGCTGCTATATTAGATTTAGACAAGGGAGCTATTTCAAAGAATAATTCTCAAATTCTTGTCGTTGATGATAAATTAATTAAAGGCATAAATTGGATAAAAGAAGGGTCATTCAATGAAAAAGAAGGAGCACCAACTTTAAAACTGGTTGGAGAAGTTCAACCGATTGATACTGTTGAGGTAATAAAGAAAGAACGAGTAAATAGATTAAAAGAATATCCACTATCTGCAAAAGAATTGGCAGATGCAATTAAAGCTAAAGCAAATATCAGTTCAAATAATGTATGGAGAATCATAAACGAAAATAATATCAAGAGTAATCCAGACTATTCTATATATAATTTTAGGAATAAGAAACAAGAAGAACAATATGGTAAGGATGGAATAGTCCCGAATGGTGTACCATCTATTTACAAAGAGTCAACGATTGATTTCATTATAAAAATTTATCAGAATGAGCATTAAAAAATTTCATGGTTAATAACCTGTTTTTTTTGTCAGGTGACAAACTGAAGTCCAAAAATAAATCTTATATTTGCAATACAAAAAGCGTTCTTATCAATAATGCAAAATGAGACAGAAAAGAGCAATACGCTCGTTTCTAAGTCGTTACCTATGAAGCCGACAATCTTTATAAGTTTCTTGTTCTCAATGAGTAAGGCGGGGCGATATGTCTTAAGCAGTGGAAGGTTATGTGCTTTCTGATTCCGGCTTCGGCGATCCATTGTTTCAGGGGATGATGGGTCATGGAGCGGGTTAAGCCTTTGAAGACTTTTCCGGTGCCCCATTCGCCACACAACTCCAGTGCTTCCTGACTGATAGGGAGGGTGGCCTCGGTTTCTGTCTTTTCGGTGCAGATACGGATGTAATAGCCTTGATCCGGACCGACTTCAAAATCACGCCAGTCCAGCTTCAGAATATCACTGATACGGAGACCGGTCATGCAGGCAAACAGGGAGGCCTGTTTCAAGACTGGAATCTTGCAGGGCGTAGCTGCCAGTTTCTTGACTTCATCAAGTGTCAGATATTCTTTCTTGACCTCTTTCCATTCAATCTTTTCCAGAAAGTCGTTCAAGTTCTCACGCAACATCTTCTCTTTATAGGCTATTTTCAATAAGGCACGGAACGTCGAATAATAACCAGCTGCCGAATTGCGTGAGATATAAGCATTGGGATGATTGATCTGTTTGCATTTGAGCAGGTAATCCCTGAATTTCTCGCACAGTTCTACGGTGACATCACCAAAGGTGCATTTGCCGCCGACAAATTTCTCGAAGTGGTTGTAAACACAATCCCATTTCTCATACTTTTCCCGTGCCTTTGTCCGGAAGTAGGCGAGGAAATCTACCTTTTGCTTGTTCTTGTCCAGGAACCCGAATTCTTCATTGATAAGCGACTGGACACGGATACAGCGGATTGCCTCTGCCTTGTTCAGCATGTCCTGATTGAACATTCTTTGCTGCTCGTTCTTTGGCTTGGCATAGATGTAGATGCCGAGGAATTCCCGGCGGCTCATCTTCATCGTGTAAGGATTGCGGATGGCCGGATAATAATCCAGATAAAGAGATATGCGGTCGTTCCGCAATGGTTTTTGTCTCAAAGTTACGTTGGTGCATGTAAGTGTCATAGCTATATTGTTTTTTGATTAATACTTGTTTTTGTTGCGAATAAAATAGGTGTTCTAATGGTGGCATTTATCACCGGAAAATAACTTTCGGCTCATTCTATCTTTGGAGGCTCAAAGAACTTGTCCAATTCTGCCCGCAGGATCTTGGTATATTTACCGACCTTGATACGGGGAATATTATGGTATTTCACATAATGGTAGAGTTGGTCTCGTGTCAGATTGAATCGCTCCATCGCTTCGGCAATGGTGTAGTATTTGGGCTCTTCGGGAGCTATGAGACCTTTGGCAATGTCCACATGCTTCTTGGAGTAGTACACCATGATTCCGACTTTCTTTTTGGGAATGGCATTCTTTGATACAAAAGAATAGATGGCTGTCAGCGTCATGCCGAACTTCTCCTGCATGTCTTGCGTGCTGTACCATTCCTTGATTTCAGGATCGGGAGCTTTCTTTGCAAAGTAATCATCAATATGCTTTTTGCTCCAATAGGTTTTTCCACGGTTAAATGTCCTGGGAATATTATGTTCTTTAGCGATATGAAATATCCAGGAATCTTTGACACCGAATTTCTCTTTAATCTCATTTGTGGTATAGAAGTCTGTGATAGGAAGAGTGTCTTTAGGTTGTCGTTTCTTGTATGGGTTTCTTTTAAGCATCTCTTCTATATCGCTCTGCCGAACAAATGAAAGCCTACTGCTCAACTTATAAGCAACAAGACGTCCAGTATAAATCATTTTATAAACAGCTTGCAGTGAAAGCCCCAACAAAGTAGCAGCCTGAGCGATTGACAAATATTCTTTGTCTTTAATATCCATCAAAGGCTTTTCACTCTTAACGA
It contains:
- a CDS encoding AlbA family DNA-binding domain-containing protein, producing MMLLDEIKNLLSLRKDGSLYHRESQTLEFKESFNFAGLSEYFRDFAAFANNKGGWLIFGVKDRPKRELIGLNDKSSEQFDKIDPEKISGFLLDLFSGNIVWKHDVVEIQGMNFGFFFIEEAKIKPIICKKDEGEIRNGEIYFRYGGRTQKIQYAELEDIINHRIERQNSQWMDLISKIGKSGPQNAAILDLDKGAISKNNSQILVVDDKLIKGINWIKEGSFNEKEGAPTLKLVGEVQPIDTVEVIKKERVNRLKEYPLSAKELADAIKAKANISSNNVWRIINENNIKSNPDYSIYNFRNKKQEEQYGKDGIVPNGVPSIYKESTIDFIIKIYQNEH
- a CDS encoding PDDEXK nuclease domain-containing protein, whose amino-acid sequence is MIQEYNNISAMYAEAAETIKTAILQGQYEALKGENRIQLAVYFSIGKYVSQNSRKGKWGTGALDSISKYLRKTLPGLRGFSAESLKKMRQFYEAWIMLDNGSCNSANTNSVIAITELEHEADSVIPITGTAAIDIYHAMAIPNTADFPATEFLAVPFTHHSRILSKTKDLQERYYYIKRCAQEHLSVDSLMGLMENEAYQTQKSLPNNFTRTILNAREARKAVMMFKDEYALDFINVEEIGERDNADIDERVVEQQIVQNIKRFIMTFGHDFAFIGNQYHLEVYGIEHFPDLLFFNRELNAMVCVELKTGAFKPGYLGQLMAYLRILDDHIKKPHENPTIGIVLCKEADKEYVEYIIQDYNKPMGVATYTTSADMPEKLRKALPDIEELKKIL
- a CDS encoding helix-turn-helix domain-containing protein, translated to MAKSNIRIKKICEWCGQEFVAQKVTTKYCSHRCANLAYKQAIRAKRIQQEEQRIQIVKSEKPLMDIKDKEYLSIAQAATLLGLSLQAVYKMIYTGRLVAYKLSSRLSFVRQSDIEEMLKRNPYKKRQPKDTLPITDFYTTNEIKEKFGVKDSWIFHIAKEHNIPRTFNRGKTYWSKKHIDDYFAKKAPDPEIKEWYSTQDMQEKFGMTLTAIYSFVSKNAIPKKKVGIMVYYSKKHVDIAKGLIAPEEPKYYTIAEAMERFNLTRDQLYHYVKYHNIPRIKVGKYTKILRAELDKFFEPPKIE
- a CDS encoding site-specific integrase, whose product is MTLTCTNVTLRQKPLRNDRISLYLDYYPAIRNPYTMKMSRREFLGIYIYAKPKNEQQRMFNQDMLNKAEAIRCIRVQSLINEEFGFLDKNKQKVDFLAYFRTKAREKYEKWDCVYNHFEKFVGGKCTFGDVTVELCEKFRDYLLKCKQINHPNAYISRNSAAGYYSTFRALLKIAYKEKMLRENLNDFLEKIEWKEVKKEYLTLDEVKKLAATPCKIPVLKQASLFACMTGLRISDILKLDWRDFEVGPDQGYYIRICTEKTETEATLPISQEALELCGEWGTGKVFKGLTRSMTHHPLKQWIAEAGIRKHITFHCLRHIAPPYSLRTRNL